A segment of the Anopheles cruzii chromosome 2, idAnoCruzAS_RS32_06, whole genome shotgun sequence genome:
ACGCAGTCTGGCCAGGCGATGGATAAACTATCGACCGCACCGTTGCCGACGATGGGGCACACGGAAGTGAAATATGCACGACCCCTTCCGAGCACATCCTTTTCGATCGAAAACCTAATCGCGGTTAAGCGCCGTCGCACCGGCAatacaccgccaccaccacaaccacctGTGCCCCTTTCGCCCGTGATTGACCCGGTGGAGGACGATCGAGGATCGACGTCGTCACCCACCGAGCCGGAAGTGTcctctcagcagcagcagcagcaacaatatttggcggcggcggccgcagcagccgcggccGGCTACAGTGCCGCTATGCTGTCGTTCGGCAGCAACTTCAATCCCCCCCTGTACCACCCGTGGACGGTCGGGCTTCCGGTGGGCTATCTGTCACAGGCGGCCAACGAGAAGCTGTCGGCGTTGCTGGGCCACGATAAATCGCACACAGCCGACCCGAACTCACCGCCCGGGAGCCGCGTTCGAAGTGGTGATAAATTTCACGCCAACGACGTCGGTCTGCTGTCGAAGGTGTACGCCGCGGCCGGATACGGTCCCGGGTATACGGGATACCTACGGGCCGACCATCAGGCGATACCAACGTTTGCGGGAGTGCTCCCGAATGGCGACTCTTGTGACTATTTACGAGCGGCGGCCGGGAATCGAGAGCCATTCATCAATGGGCCGGCGGGAGGTGTCTCCCCGGATCAGCCACCTCAGCtaccagcggcagcagctccGACGACACGGCCTGCCGTGACAGGACTATCGCAGGATGCCGGCTTAGATCGGTCGACGGCGGCCGAGGAAGACGGTGGCGCACCGGCGGACGGTGCGGACAGTGCCGACGGGTCGGCGTGCAGTGACGGGGACATCAGTCTGTCACTTTCACCGTCCGGTTGTGGTGGCAAAAATCCCGGTAAGTCCCGCGGCTCGGCCGGCGAGATTAATGACCGACTCGTGAGTCATcggaatcgatcggatcggagcagTCCGACTCGAAGGCACTACAAGACTTTTTTACTCCGGGTTTGGAAAATGATTGGTCACGATTTAATTTGATTCGACGCGACTGGTTGTAACGGGTCGCGGCATTGTGCTCCTTAAGCGGTCCGTAATTGATACATAGTTTGCGCCGGGTTTTCTTTCGcggttgtttcttttcgccccGTACTATTATGATAgccaaattcaatttgttccaTTGCGCTGAACGCGTTGAGAGTGGCTGTAGATTGCTAAAGATGCCTGATTTCAATTGATTCGATACGCCAAACGATGTAGTTTTGATCGGTATATctaatttatcgttttatcTATTAAGTGTCTTTGTTAATCAAATACAAGCCGACTATTTCGAATCGATGCTGTATATTTACGAAAATACAGCATtatccattttgtagtttcgaaatcacaggACTGGCACTTCACAATTTCCGAATATAATTATCAATCGAAGTACTAAACTTTTAGTAGAATGTATCTCATTTTTGAAAATGAATCGCTTAACAATAGAACAAtgtattaaatttttttaaactagGGTCCTTGACGTAAACAAGCAAACTTACCGGGGCACTGAAAACCCTCAATTGATTGAAGAGAGGTCGTTACATCCAGAAAAACTGACTTTATCTTTCCGAAAACCACAAAGGGACAATCCGAGCGATAGCGCCAGATGAAAGCATAATTGTTATGGCCTGCAATTaagatatggacttagaaGATATGTGATTTCAGCAAGACGAGGCAACGAGCAAAACACAAGCTGTTGACggttgaaaattatcttatcagaatcgactgttgACGAAGAACGCTCGGGAGCCAAGAACAAACTTTACGATAAAAAAATTACTtcaaaaacataatttttcatgtgttttttaAAGTTCTTTTATGAAAAAAGAGAATTAATAACCCTGTATTATTCTAAACATTTCTGTAGGCGCAAAACGGGCATAACGGGTTATCATAATCAGTAACTGATATTTACTACCTCATTTAGTTGAAAAAAGTACAGAATCAAAGAAGAAAGAAGCCTCGAAAAGCTGCATTCACGACGCTGGCCCATCATCGCCATAGTTGTCATACGCAGCCCTAGGGGGCAATATTTTTTGTGATAAATCAATCAtagttaaaaataatttgctTCATTTAGCTAACAAGTTTCTACAACCCTTCAAAAGCATTAGAGAGACTATCGTTTACTAAACAAAACTTAAAGCTTGGCTTCTAGAACTATCTAAAGTCAAACAGCCTTTAGAATTACAATTTTGAAGAAGTGCTGACTTCACTATGACTTATCATAAATGCCGTCCTCTTATGTTGTGCCTTTCAAAGAGACttgtaaaatttaaaataaaagaaaaatccaaAACGAATCGATTAATTACGCTTTGTCAGGGTTCCCTTGTTTCCATCCAAAACACTTAAAACGCTGTCGACGGTTGACATCCTCACAGCTCGTGGCCGTTTGAACCGTTTTTGAAACATATTCTCGCTCAGATTGCAGCGCAGGATGCACCCAAAGGGCCCACTCCCCCCCACCCGAGAGACGGCTTCATGGTCGGCCCTCGCCCTCGTGACTCTCCCTCGCACCGGAAGGAGTGTGTTAATATTCACTTAAACGGATTATGAATAATTTACCGTTCCGGAGCGCACGTTTTGAAGCCGTCGTTGTCTTCGGCCGCTGGCGTCACGTGGCTCCGGAGGGTTGTCCGGGTCCGGACGCTGTTGACGCTACGCACACGGCCCCGGCAGGACGTTCGCGGTGGCGAATTATGATTCGATTATCATCGTTacggggtggtggccacaggAACGGCCACTTGCCACCGCTGCTAAATTGACTTTCACTGTAGGTGGTAATGAAAACTGGCGCCTTCGCGTGGCGCATCCCTtttcttgccgtttttttgtcggtCGCCTTGCCGCTCTTTTCGAGATGAGCAATCCCCTTGCGGGAGGGTGAAAACTTGCGACGTTTGCGACGGCTGAATAGAGGGCATTTTTCTCACTCAGTCCGTCGAGCCGACGGCCGTGTGCCGGGCCACCTTTCAACCCCTCGGCGGGGGTTGACGAAACATTATGAGCTACAAATTGGTGGGATCAGTCGTTCGTCGAGTGGGTTATCGAGTTAAAGGGGCCTTTGACTCACCGCACGGGCACTGATTTACCAGGACATGGAGTGCGTTTGGTTGAGGACTTATTTCTCACCGACACACTGTATCGTTTAACGAAGATTAATGGTGTTGATCCAGGAGATTCTGCAAGCCGAAGGGGGCGCCAAAATGTGTACGTAGATTACATGATTACTGGATGTTAAATTGTTTTACTTGTTTACACTTGTTTCTTAATTGGTTGAGATCACTACAGGGTTCAATATAATTGAAGAATCCACTTGTCACTGAAAAAAGAACTAAGAATAATATTCTTTTGCTGAAATGATGAAGTCGCTATgggccaaatctggtaaaaacggtggatactccaacaattcgaacttgaatccatggatttttgccactttcaaaatgctcttgtgacaggaTGCATTATCcttgcaagtaatccgctaaccAAATTCCAtttgcatcccaaaaaactaatgctaacaccttttcgggccatttctggacacgaactcgtttcggagccgaagaacctggttcacaccactccttagcctgGTTCCTGATCCACTCCACTACTCTTGGTTCCTGGTTCCTTCCACTCCTCCTGGTTCACTCGGACCTTATACACTCCACTCGTCATGTACTGATTCAGGTTTATGGGGATAGATCCAAGGCTCATCCTTAACTAAAATCCCTAACCCTTACTGTTTTTCTTACTTACCCACCCAATTCCTTCAGATCTCGgtgattccgattccgatgcaTGCTCGGAGGACGATGGCGGCCCAAACGCATCCTCGAAACGGTCCGGGAGTGGCAACGAATCTTCCAAATCACGCCGCCGTCGGACGGCCTTCACGTcggagcagctgctggagtTGGAGCGAGAGTTTCACGCCAAAAAGTATCTCAGCCTCACGGAGCGAAGCCAAATAGCGACGAGTTTGAAGCTGAGCGAAGTGCAGGTTTGTAGCGTCCAAGGACTTTTACCGTCCGGCCATTTGGCCCCGCCGACATAACGTCACTGCCGCCTGATTGTTCCGTTTGCAGGTTAAGATCTGGTTCCAGAATCGGCGGGCCAAGTGGAAACGGGTAAAGGCCGGCCTCAACTCGCACGGtctcggtggccgtggtgccGGCGGTTGCAGCGCTGGGTCCGGCGCGACCAACAAGATAGTCGTCCCGATTCCGGTGCACGTGAACCGTTTCGCTATCCGctcccagcaccagcagatgGAGAAGATGAATCTGGTCGGACCGAAGGCCGAACTGCGGAAGGCCGACCTTGGGTTCGAGTCGGGGGGCTTCGAGCGATTCGGGGCGAACAAACCGCCCAAAGCGCCGCTGGCGGAAGTGCCTACGAGACCGGACGGAGGACtgccgctcggtggcggtctaccgaccgatggaggcggacccggacccggtgggTTCGCCGCAAGTGGGGCCGCGAGATTCGGATGTTCGATCGGTGCCCAACCACCACACAGTGCCTCGCTACCCGCGGCTCATCCAGTTCCAGTAGTCAACCCAAAAACGTTCTGAATGCGCGGTGGAGTGGTGGTCGTGACAAAAGTGGCTGATCGTGATCGCGCGAGTGGGCACAATCGTTCGTTTCCGGAagtgacgacggtggccaacacaCAAATTACTTCCTGATTTCCCCGTTCGGCTGGTgacagaaaacaatttataTCAACTCAATTAAGAGCAGGCCCCGGGGCAGACCGGACACGGAACATGTGCCACTTAAAACTGCTGCGACTAGCGTGGGACAGCCAACAACCGTAATTGCCTGTGTCGAAGTGTAATTGTTAAGTGAACGTTAAAAAAGAGCGATTTTTGATTGGTGTGTTGGTTCAAGTTTATTATGGAACGTGGCGatcttttcgtttgttttaccTCAAGTTGATCTCAGTGTGTAGCTTTCTTAAAGCcagtgaaaatggaaaccggGTCTCCTCCGGAACAAGGTCCTTTAGCAATTCTTCCTTCATCAGCGGTGTCAGACTAGTCAGCATTAAAATCCATTCAAAATCTATTAAGCCTCTCTAACACCTTCGATCGATCtatggtttattttatttttaatgtctTGACTTACcagaaaactaaaaacagAAATAACGAAGCGATGGGAAAGGTCCAATTTGCTACGCGATAGAAACAACATGCAGCAACATTAGGTTGAGTGCGAAGGGAACAACGGCGCGTCGTAATTGAAAGCAATAGTCGCGtactttaaattaatttaattgcacAAATCAGAACCAGAATGTGCTGGTGGCCAACAACATGAGGTCCGAGAGGCTCCAGACGAACCCAAATTGAGCGATAACCAAACTGGCGTTCGGTGCAGTGGCCGGCAGTCGGGGCTGAGCTGGGGTCTAGTGTTATGCCATTTAACTATTAAAATACTTAAAACTCTTTTGTGTCAAGCGATAAAAATAGGGAGGTAGCTAAGCGAAAGTGTACTGTAAAGATTTTACTCGATAAGTGATTAATAAAAGGAACAAgaattcagcataattcaaCGTTCAACTGAGAACTAAAATTATAATTACTAAAGTTTGTATAATTTGTCCAGAACCCAATTCTATATGCCTCTTTCCAGATCTTACAGCAGCGAACAGGAGGGAGGCACAAATGCACGGCGCCTTTAATGTAAATAACGCCGATCGTGACGGCCTCCGATTGGTCACACCTCGTCGTGCATAAAATTAATCACGGAGGACCAAAAAGCCATCCCGGGTCCCATTACGCGCGATCGCGTCTATTTTGGCCTCTTGCAGCCCACAGATGGGCGCCCTCGGAAGGACTCTCGGCAGTGATTTCGGGGCGGGATCTAACGCCGGTGTGCCCGGAGCAGTGAATTACCACCATTAATTGTTGCCCTCTCTTGCCGGCCGATTAGCCCGATTAGAGCCCTGTTCCTGCCGGTCGGTTTCCTGCTCCTCGGTCGGCTATTGTGGCGGTGCGCATTTGTGGCgggatttaatttattttatgctgccgtcCTCCGTCTCGTGGTGCCCCCGGGATCCGGGAGCGGACAGATGGGTTCGTGTGCAGGGTCTGCCTAGCTCCCGGGGGCACTTATGCGCGCGAggcagcggcaccggaaatAAAACAACGACCATCGATTAACGGGCGAAAGTCAACACACCAGGTTCTAGTGGCCGTGACGAAGTGGGCCAATTTCACGCACCAAATTGTCGTTAACCGGGTGGCTGCTCCTTCTCACCGTTTATGCgacccaccaacaccaccagaaGGGCGAACAGTTTTTTTCCCGAATCGGCCCTCCGATCCGGGCCCACAGTCACGGGCCGGTAGCCCGTTCATTCATCTCCATCCAGGTGTCTCACGCCTTTTCCCTGTTCTCGAGCTGCACGCTTTCTTCTCGGCTCGAATGAAAAGGACATCCCGAACATCGCTCGGGTCCCAAATGGATGTTCACGCCTTCGACGCCGGTTTTGGGCACTCCGCAACACTGGCTTTCGGGGCCGGTACTGCTTTTGATGTGGCATCCGACGGTACGTGCCCTTTTCACC
Coding sequences within it:
- the LOC128279061 gene encoding homeobox protein unplugged — translated: MFSSCGGGTLFPKPISDNAADPLEAQLPVDYAGPRTSWPDRHLPCVMMSCEGSAGCFQSIVLEDAGPVSAADLRKAQQRGGSIEGSAIHALPGHYESGQAMDKLSTAPLPTMGHTEVKYARPLPSTSFSIENLIAVKRRRTGNTPPPPQPPVPLSPVIDPVEDDRGSTSSPTEPEVSSQQQQQQQYLAAAAAAAAAGYSAAMLSFGSNFNPPLYHPWTVGLPVGYLSQAANEKLSALLGHDKSHTADPNSPPGSRVRSGDKFHANDVGLLSKVYAAAGYGPGYTGYLRADHQAIPTFAGVLPNGDSCDYLRAAAGNREPFINGPAGGVSPDQPPQLPAAAAPTTRPAVTGLSQDAGLDRSTAAEEDGGAPADGADSADGSACSDGDISLSLSPSGCGGKNPDLGDSDSDACSEDDGGPNASSKRSGSGNESSKSRRRRTAFTSEQLLELEREFHAKKYLSLTERSQIATSLKLSEVQVKIWFQNRRAKWKRVKAGLNSHGLGGRGAGGCSAGSGATNKIVVPIPVHVNRFAIRSQHQQMEKMNLVGPKAELRKADLGFESGGFERFGANKPPKAPLAEVPTRPDGGLPLGGGLPTDGGGPGPGGFAASGAARFGCSIGAQPPHSASLPAAHPVPVVNPKTF